A window of the Vibrio fluvialis genome harbors these coding sequences:
- the crp gene encoding cAMP-activated global transcriptional regulator CRP, translating into MVLGKPQTDPTLEWFLSHCHIHKYPSKSTLIHAGEKAETLYYIVKGSVAVLIKDEEGKEMILSYLNQGDFIGELGLFEEGQERTAWVRAKSPCEVAEISFKKFRQLIQVNPDILMRLSGQMARRLQVTSQKVGDLAFLDVTGRIAQTLLNLAKQPDAMTHPDGMQIKITRQEIGQIVGCSRETVGRILKMLEEQNLISAHGKTIVVYGTR; encoded by the coding sequence ATGGTTCTAGGTAAACCTCAAACCGACCCGACACTAGAGTGGTTTCTTTCACATTGTCACATTCATAAGTACCCTTCAAAAAGCACGCTAATTCACGCGGGCGAAAAAGCAGAGACTTTGTACTACATCGTTAAAGGTTCTGTTGCGGTACTGATCAAAGATGAAGAAGGTAAGGAGATGATTCTGTCTTACCTGAACCAAGGTGACTTCATCGGTGAGCTTGGCTTGTTTGAAGAAGGTCAGGAGCGTACTGCCTGGGTTCGTGCAAAATCTCCTTGTGAAGTCGCGGAAATTTCATTCAAGAAATTCCGTCAGCTGATTCAGGTTAACCCGGACATCCTAATGCGCCTGTCTGGCCAGATGGCTCGCCGTCTGCAAGTGACTAGCCAAAAAGTGGGTGACCTGGCGTTCCTAGACGTAACTGGTCGCATCGCGCAGACCCTACTGAACCTGGCGAAACAACCAGACGCCATGACCCACCCAGACGGTATGCAAATCAAGATCACTCGTCAGGAAATCGGTCAAATCGTTGGCTGTTCTCGTGAAACCGTTGGCCGCATCCTGAAGATGCTGGAAGAGCAGAACCTGATTTCTGCACACGGTAAGACTATCGTGGTATACGGTACTCGTTAA
- a CDS encoding phosphoribulokinase produces the protein MSAKHPIIAVTGSSGAGTTTTSEAFRKMFNMMDIKPAWVEGDSFHRFTRPEMDVEIRKAREQGRHISYFGPQANDFTALEDFFRQFGKSGTGQVRRYLHSFDEAVPYNQMPGTFTPWQQLPENSDVLFYEGLHGGVVDGEVNVAQHVDFLIGMVPIVNLEWIQKYVRDTRDRGHSREAVMDSIVRSMDDYLNYITPQFSRTHINFQRVPTVDTSNPLNAKGIPSLDESFVVIRLRGIKNVDYPYLLAMIDGSFMSRHNTIVVPGGKMGFAMELIVRPLLQQLIESGKIG, from the coding sequence ATGTCAGCGAAACACCCAATTATTGCCGTCACCGGTTCGTCGGGCGCCGGCACAACCACGACCTCAGAAGCGTTCCGTAAGATGTTCAATATGATGGACATCAAGCCCGCTTGGGTGGAAGGCGACAGCTTCCACCGCTTTACCCGTCCGGAAATGGACGTCGAGATTCGCAAGGCGCGCGAGCAAGGCCGCCACATCAGCTATTTTGGTCCGCAAGCCAACGACTTTACCGCACTGGAAGACTTTTTCCGCCAGTTTGGGAAATCCGGCACCGGCCAGGTCAGACGCTATCTGCACTCGTTTGACGAAGCCGTGCCCTACAATCAGATGCCGGGCACCTTTACCCCATGGCAACAACTGCCGGAAAACTCCGATGTACTGTTCTACGAAGGACTGCACGGCGGCGTGGTGGATGGCGAAGTGAACGTCGCGCAGCACGTCGATTTTCTGATTGGCATGGTGCCGATTGTGAACTTGGAATGGATTCAAAAATACGTACGTGACACGCGCGATCGCGGCCATTCCCGGGAAGCGGTGATGGACTCCATCGTGCGTTCGATGGACGATTACCTCAACTACATTACGCCGCAGTTCTCGCGCACCCACATTAACTTTCAGCGTGTGCCGACCGTCGATACCTCCAACCCGCTCAACGCGAAAGGCATCCCCAGTCTGGATGAAAGTTTTGTCGTCATTCGCCTGCGTGGGATTAAAAACGTCGACTACCCTTACCTGCTGGCGATGATTGATGGTTCGTTCATGTCGCGTCACAACACCATCGTGGTGCCGGGCGGGAAAATGGGATTTGCGATGGAGCTGATCGTCAGGCCGCTCCTGCAACAATTGATAGAATCAGGGAAAATTGGCTAG
- a CDS encoding YheU family protein — protein MIVPWQQIAPDTLDNLIREFVLREGTDYGEVEISLQDKVDQVKALLQSGEAVIVYSELHETVDIKVNHR, from the coding sequence ATGATCGTTCCGTGGCAGCAAATTGCGCCCGATACGCTCGACAATCTGATTCGTGAATTCGTGCTGCGCGAAGGCACCGATTACGGTGAAGTCGAGATTTCTCTGCAAGATAAAGTCGATCAGGTTAAGGCTCTGTTGCAATCCGGAGAAGCCGTGATCGTCTATTCAGAATTGCATGAAACCGTTGATATAAAAGTCAATCATCGTTAA
- a CDS encoding hydrolase codes for MTQFVAATGLKNPHLQTLFPRFIRKKALFEPVWQTLDTPDGDFLDLAWSEDPHHANAQNKPLFVLFHGLEGCFYSPYANGLMHAFARDGWLSVMMHFRGCSGKPNHLARAYHSGEVQDARFVLETLREQFPEQTMIAVGISLGGNMLVNYLAEFNADPIVSAATVVSAPLDLAACSERIERGFSKLYRTYLLSSLKHNALQKHHLLKGELGLSYHSIKRVTRLQEFDDLITAPLHGFKDAQDYYQRCSGINKLKDIRVPTQIIHAKDDPFMTDAVIPKFVLPENIDYRLFDQGGHVGFLSGSLLKPQFWLEQSLPAYYASLRDKT; via the coding sequence TTGCCGCAACCGGCCTGAAAAACCCGCATCTGCAAACGCTGTTTCCGCGTTTTATTCGAAAGAAAGCACTGTTTGAACCGGTGTGGCAGACGCTGGACACTCCGGACGGCGACTTTCTCGATCTCGCTTGGAGCGAAGACCCACACCACGCTAACGCGCAAAACAAACCGCTGTTTGTGCTGTTTCACGGTTTAGAAGGCTGCTTCTACAGCCCTTATGCTAATGGCCTGATGCACGCGTTTGCCCGCGACGGCTGGCTGTCCGTGATGATGCATTTTCGCGGCTGCAGCGGCAAACCGAATCATCTGGCTCGTGCTTACCACTCCGGAGAAGTGCAGGATGCGCGCTTTGTGCTGGAAACCCTGCGCGAACAATTTCCTGAGCAGACCATGATTGCGGTCGGCATTTCGCTCGGCGGCAATATGCTGGTCAACTATCTGGCCGAGTTCAATGCCGATCCAATCGTCAGCGCAGCGACCGTGGTCTCGGCGCCGCTCGATCTCGCTGCCTGTTCCGAGCGCATCGAACGCGGCTTTTCCAAGCTCTACCGCACTTACCTGTTGTCGTCGCTCAAACACAATGCGCTGCAAAAGCATCACCTGCTCAAGGGCGAACTGGGCTTGTCCTATCACAGCATCAAACGCGTGACCCGTTTGCAAGAGTTTGATGACCTAATCACCGCGCCGCTGCACGGTTTCAAGGACGCGCAGGATTACTACCAGCGCTGCTCGGGGATCAACAAGCTGAAAGACATTCGCGTGCCCACGCAAATCATCCATGCCAAAGACGACCCGTTCATGACCGATGCGGTGATCCCGAAATTTGTCCTGCCGGAAAACATCGATTACCGTCTGTTTGATCAGGGCGGCCATGTCGGCTTTCTCAGCGGGTCGCTGCTTAAGCCGCAATTCTGGCTCGAACAATCCCTGCCGGCTTACTACGCCAGTCTGCGCGATAAAACTTAG